A DNA window from Eremothecium cymbalariae DBVPG#7215 chromosome 3, complete sequence contains the following coding sequences:
- the ARP3 gene encoding actin-related protein 3 (similar to Ashbya gossypii AFR419C), whose amino-acid sequence MSYLNNHAVVMDNGTGLTKLGFAGNDSPSWIFPTAIATAQPSNSSGKSTGGGNTSSQSQANTSSGVIGSYFGNSTSATSFNNFASSLLLSNNLAGKRGTEDLDFYIGNEALTAAQGPAYSLSYPIKHGQVENWNHMERFWENSIFKYLRTEPEDHFFLLTEPPLNPPENREQVAEIFFESFNCAGLYIAVQAVLALAASWTSSKVTDRSLTGTVIDSGDGVTHVIPVAEGYVIGSAIKNIPIAGRDITLFIQSLLRERGEVDTSLKTAERIKQEYCYVCPDIVKEFNKFDRDVGKFSQFIIENQGKTQKKIVDVGYERFLAPEIFFNPEIASSDFLTPLPTIVDHTIQACPIDVRKGLYSNIVLSGGSTMFKDFGRRLQRDLRSIVNDRIAQSELLSGTKSTGVDVQVISHRRQRNAVWFGGSLLAQTAEFKSYCHTKRDYEEYGPEIVRNFSLFNML is encoded by the coding sequence ATGTCATATCTCAATAATCATGCGGTTGTGATGGATAATGGTACAGGTTTAACGAAGTTGGGTTTCGCAGGAAACGACTCGCCCTCATGGATTTTCCCAACAGCCATTGCCACTGCACAACCCTCCAACAGCAGCGGTAAGTCAACTGGAGGAGGTAATACTAGCTCACAATCCCAGGCTAACACCAGTTCTGGTGTTATAGGGTcatattttggaaattcTACATCAGCGACGTCTTTTAATAACTTTGCTTCATCGCTGCTCCTCTCAAATAATTTAGCTGGCAAGAGAGGTACGGAAGATCTAGACTTTTATATTGGCAACGAAGCACTTACTGCTGCACAAGGACCAGCATATTCGTTGAGTTATCCAATCAAGCATGGGCAGGTTGAAAATTGGAATCATATGGAAAGATTTTGGGAGAATTCTATTTTCAAATACCTGAGGACGGAGCCAGAAGATCACTTCTTCCTATTAACTGAACCGCCATTAAACCCTCCAGAAAACAGGGAACAAGTTGCTGAAATCTTTTTCGAGTCGTTTAACTGTGCTGGATTGTATATTGCTGTACAAGCTGTTCTTGCGCTTGCCGCATCCTGGACTTCCTCGAAGGTTACTGATAGGTCTTTGACAGGGACTGTTATAGATTCAGGTGATGGTGTTACACACGTTATACCTGTTGCAGAGGGCTATGTGATTGGATCAGCTATCAAAAATATACCAATTGCTGGTAGGGATATAACCTTATTTATCCAATCGCTATTGAGAGAGCGCGGTGAAGTCGATACCTCTCTAAAAACAGCTGAACGTATTAAGCAAGAGTACTGTTACGTCTGCCCAGATATTGTCAAGGAATTTAACAAGTTTGACAGGGATGTTGGGAAGTTTTCACAATTCATCATTGAAAACCAAGGAAAGACTCAGAAAAAGATTGTTGATGTTGGATACGAAAGGTTTTTGGCTCCtgaaatattcttcaaccCGGAGATCGCATCTTCAGACTTTCTTACCCCATTACCAACCATTGTTGACCATACAATCCAGGCTTGTCCAATTGATGTTCGCAAAGGTCTTTACAGCAATATTGTATTGTCTGGTGGATCTACGATGTTTAAGGATTTCGGTCGTCGTCTACAGAGAGATTTGAGATCCATTGTTAATGATCGAATTGCCCAAAGTGAATTGTTAAGCGGCACAAAGTCCACCGGTGTCGACGTACAGGTTATTTCCCATAGAAGACAAAGAAATGCTGTGTGGTTTGGTGGCTCATTGTTAGCACAGACAGCCGAATTTAAAAGTTACTGCCATACAAAGAGAGATTACGAAGAATACGGTCCTGAAATTGTTAGAAACTTCAGCTTATTTAATATGTTGTGA
- the RPA12 gene encoding DNA-directed RNA polymerase I core subunit RPA12 (similar to Ashbya gossypii AFR417W), with protein sequence MSAVGSLLFCLDCGNLLDNPSTVSGNDISCSQCDARYPKSSFSNLKVVTYTADDAFPSSLRSKKSVVKTTLKKNELKDGATIKEKCPQCSNDEMHYHTLQLRSADEGATVFYTCTSCGYRFRTNN encoded by the coding sequence ATGTCCGCTGTTGGTTCCCTACTCTTCTGCCTAGATTGCGGTAATCTTTTGGACAACCCATCGACTGTTTCAGGCAATGACATCTCCTGTTCGCAATGCGATGCTCGCTATCCTAAAAGCTCCTTCTCGAACCTGAAGGTCGTGACCTACACTGCCGATGATGCTTTCCCCTCGTCACTCAGGTCGAAGAAATCTGTTGTAAAGACTACActtaaaaagaatgaacTAAAGGATGGCGCCACtatcaaagaaaaatgtcCCCAGTGCTCCAACGACGAAATGCACTATCACACGTTACAGCTGAGGTCGGCGGATGAAGGTGCTACCGTCTTTTACACCTGCACTTCTTGTGGCTACAGGTTCAGAACTAATAACTGA
- the CCT5 gene encoding chaperonin-containing T-complex subunit CCT5 (similar to Ashbya gossypii AFR418W) translates to MAHPQQQVMPMPDFSNAIVAQDEMGRPFIIVKDQGNKKRQHGLEAKKSHILAARAVASIIKTSLGPRGLDKILISPDGEITITNDGATILSQMELDNEIAKLLVQLSKSQDDEIGDGTTGVVVLAGALLDQALELIEKGIHPIKIANGFNDAAKIAVTHLEKHSDDISLDESSFKDHLFKAAKTSLGSKIVSKEHDKFAQMAVDAVTTVMDAKRKDVEFDLIKLEGRVGGSLNDSQLIHGVVVDKDFSHPQMPKAVTPKDGSDGVKLAILTCPFEPPKPKTKHKLDISSVEEYQKLQTYEQDKFKEMIDYVKESGADVVICQWGFDDEANHLLLQNELPAVRWVGGQELELIAIATNGRIVPRFQDLSSDKLGTCGIIRELEFGTTRDRMLVIEECSNSKTVTCFIRGSNKMIVDEAKRALHDSLCVVRNLIRDSRVVYGGGAAEVAMSVAVANEADKQRGIDQYAYRAFSQALDSIPMILAEISGLDPIETLSSLKSKQIKEGVSTMGVDCLGKGTTNMKDLFVVDPLIGKKQQILLATELCRMILKIDNVIISGKDEY, encoded by the coding sequence ATGGCTCACCCTCAACAGCAGGTTATGCCTATGCCGGATTTTTCGAACGCAATTGTTGCTCAGGATGAGATGGGCAGAccatttattattgttaaGGATCAAGGTAATAAGAAGAGACAGCACGGTCTAGAGGCGAAGAAGTCACATATACTGGCTGCTAGAGCAGTTGCGTCGATTATTAAAACTTCTTTAGGTCCTCGTGGTCTTGATAAAATCTTGATTTCGCCAGATGGGGAAATCACAATTACGAATGATGGGGCTACCATTCTATCTCAAATGGAGTTAGACAATGAGATTGCAAAGCTTTTGGTGCAGCTTTCGAAGTCACAGGACGATGAGATCGGTGATGGTACTACTGGTGTAGTTGTCTTAGCTGGCGCGTTGCTGGATCAGGCATTAGAATTGATTGAAAAGGGTATTCATCCAATTAAGATTGCAAATGGGTTTAACGATGCGGCCAAAATTGCCGTAACCCATTTGGAAAAGCACTCTGACGATATTTCTCTCGATGAAAGTTCTTTCAAAGACCACCTATTTAAGGCTGCTAAGACGTCTCTTGGTTCGAAGATTGTTTCTAAAGAGCATGACAAGTTTGCACAAATGGCTGTGGATGCTGTCACCACTGTGATGGATGCAAAGCGTAAGGATGTTGAATTCGACTTGATCAAACTCGAGGGCCGTGTAGGTGGCTCGTTGAATGATTCACAATTGATTCACGGTGTCGTTGTCGACAAGGACTTTTCCCATCCACAAATGCCCAAGGCAGTTACTCCAAAGGATGGCAGCGACGGTGTGAAGTTGGCCATCCTAACGTGTCCATTCGAACCACCTAAGCCAAAGACAAAGCACAAATTAGACATATCATCAGTAGAAGAATACCAAAAATTGCAGACCTACGAACAGGATAAATTTAAGGAAATGATTGACTATGTTAAAGAATCTGGTGCAGATGTGGTTATTTGTCAGTGGggttttgatgatgaggcAAACCATCTTCTACTGCAAAATGAATTACCAGCAGTAAGATGGGTCGGTGGCCAAGAGTTGGAGTTGATTGCAATTGCAACGAATGGTCGTATTGTTCCACGTTTCCAAGACTTGTCTAGTGACAAGCTTGGTACCTGTGGTATAATTCGCGAACTGGAATTTGGCACTACCAGGGACCGAATGCTAGTCATCGAAGAATGTTCCAACAGTAAAACTGTCACATGTTTTATCAGAGGTTCTAATAAGATGATTGTAGATGAAGCAAAGCGTGCGTTGCATGATTCGTTGTGTGTTGTGCGGAACCTTATCCGCGATTCTAGGGTCGTCTACGGTGGAGGCGCAGCAGAGGTCGCCATGTCTGTAGCAGTTGCAAACGAGGCTGATAAACAGCGTGGGATTGATCAATATGCTTATCGTGCATTCTCGCAAGCTTTGGATTCCATTCCTATGATTTTGGCAGAGATTTCTGGCTTAGATCCAATTGAAACCTTGTCTTCCTTGAAGAGCAAACAAATAAAGGAAGGTGTGTCTACTATGGGTGTGGACTGTTTAGGTAAGGGTACAACGAATATGAAAGATTTGTTTGTGGTAGATCCATTAATTGGCAAAAAGCAGCAAATTTTGTTGGCTACTGAATTGTGTAGAATGATCTTGAAGATTGATAATGTCATTATTAGTGGGAAAGACGAATACTAA